Proteins encoded in a region of the Paenibacillus sp. W2I17 genome:
- a CDS encoding L-cystine transporter, translated as MDTFLVILNVVVMLVLLGILYWMQKKHISFTKRVFAGLGLGIVYGVILQLVYTSGSDVVTKSVDWFNLVGSGYVRLLQMVVIPLIMVSIISAIMNLKGKQNLGKMSVSIIAILLITTAIAAGVSIVTSLGFNLTSIEIQGGDRENAQIQKVEERLVDVKDQTIPQQVLEFIPSNPFADMTGERRTSTLAVVIFSAFIGVAVLGLDRKKPQQAETFRGMVNAVYAVVMRIVTLVLRLTPYGILALITKVTATTNAEEILKLIKFVIASYVALIVMFIIHLIIISLSGFNPITYLKKVLPTLVFAFTSRSSAAAIPLNVETQTKKLGVSDGIANLSASFGATIGQNGCAGIYPAMLAVMIAPTVGIDPLSWDFIVTLILVVMISSFGVAGVGGGATFASLIVLSTMNLPVALVGLLISVEPLIDMGRTALNVNGSMTSGLVTSRILKENDRDTFNDQSRELDSAAQA; from the coding sequence ATGGATACTTTTCTAGTCATATTGAATGTAGTGGTTATGCTTGTTTTACTTGGCATCCTCTACTGGATGCAGAAAAAGCATATCTCCTTTACGAAACGCGTATTTGCGGGTCTGGGACTGGGGATTGTTTACGGGGTTATTCTTCAATTGGTGTACACATCAGGCTCTGATGTAGTTACAAAATCAGTCGATTGGTTCAATCTGGTCGGTTCAGGATATGTTCGTTTGTTGCAAATGGTCGTGATCCCATTAATCATGGTGTCGATCATTTCGGCCATTATGAATCTGAAGGGCAAGCAAAATCTCGGCAAGATGAGTGTTTCCATTATTGCCATTCTGTTGATCACCACAGCGATTGCCGCAGGTGTCAGCATTGTAACGAGCCTTGGCTTTAACCTGACTTCCATTGAGATTCAAGGAGGAGACCGGGAGAATGCGCAGATTCAGAAGGTGGAGGAACGGCTTGTTGATGTGAAGGATCAGACAATCCCGCAGCAAGTGCTGGAATTCATTCCTTCGAATCCATTTGCAGATATGACAGGAGAACGTCGTACATCCACACTGGCGGTGGTTATCTTCTCCGCGTTCATCGGTGTAGCCGTACTTGGACTGGATCGCAAAAAACCTCAGCAGGCGGAGACGTTCCGCGGTATGGTTAATGCGGTATATGCGGTGGTTATGCGAATTGTTACGCTGGTGCTGAGGCTTACGCCTTACGGGATTCTAGCACTGATTACAAAGGTAACGGCGACAACCAATGCGGAAGAGATATTAAAGCTCATCAAATTCGTCATTGCGTCCTACGTGGCCCTCATCGTGATGTTTATTATTCACCTGATCATTATCTCGCTGTCCGGGTTCAACCCGATTACGTATTTGAAGAAGGTGCTGCCAACACTGGTATTTGCCTTTACGTCCCGTTCAAGTGCAGCGGCGATCCCGCTGAATGTGGAGACACAGACGAAGAAACTCGGCGTATCGGACGGCATTGCGAACCTGTCTGCAAGCTTTGGGGCTACGATTGGGCAAAACGGCTGCGCCGGGATCTATCCGGCCATGCTGGCGGTGATGATTGCTCCGACGGTCGGCATCGACCCGCTGAGCTGGGACTTCATTGTGACTTTGATCCTCGTAGTCATGATCAGTTCGTTTGGTGTGGCTGGTGTTGGCGGCGGGGCAACCTTCGCTTCCCTGATCGTATTGTCCACCATGAATCTGCCTGTGGCTCTGGTTGGACTGCTCATTTCCGTGGAGCCGCTGATCGACATGGGTCGTACAGCGCTTAACGTGAACGGGTCGATGACATCAGGACTCGTGACGAGCAGAATTTTGAAGGAAAACGATCGGGACACGTTTAACGATCAGAGCCGTGAGCTGGATTCTGCGGCTCAGGCTTAA
- a CDS encoding methyl-accepting chemotaxis protein yields the protein MFRNRTVAGKIRGTLFLVLLVASLLFSISFYAVSMNIIQSYVLPQFDKVLNTSIQDIYKNTSASKILQVQSGGAGSEGAAMTVESYLADKAKEHNLDAAYVVAIQDGSANVVVANSSSGMKAQDEISVEPAMNAAIENKEMVISEVYSDSFGVHKAAFIPIAGSNMIMAVSMDAQFIQDKITQIFWLCLGITALVFVLGWLISTSMIKRVTKPIIKLVQHSKQISQGDLTAKLEIKGKDEIAQLAASFQTMTHNLKEMISRALSTSNEVVSGSNDLLQRVESMSGMVRNSSRSAEDAEKGSISIASSASENARAMEEITQGIMHIASSSAEVSDQIGEAANEAVNGNRLAQNAIEQMERVGQTASESLRYVETMNERSVAIGTIVASIFEITKQINMLSLNASIEAARAGEHGRGFAVVAGEVRKLAEQSKTATEEISDYLGTIREDAERSVDAMNRVTQEIGSGTTVVQQAGSAFQQLNELIQNVNLTIQTVSASTQQVSAGAEEVSASVEETAQITTKSRESMLQIASTADLQLSEMDSHSNTVRHLHEQAVELQSAMKNFKIN from the coding sequence ATGTTTCGTAATCGCACCGTTGCCGGTAAAATCAGAGGCACTTTGTTCCTCGTTCTGCTGGTTGCTTCCCTGTTGTTCAGTATTAGTTTTTACGCCGTATCGATGAACATCATTCAAAGTTACGTGCTTCCGCAGTTTGACAAAGTCCTAAACACGTCCATTCAGGATATATACAAGAATACTTCAGCATCCAAAATCCTGCAGGTACAGAGTGGCGGAGCCGGTTCTGAAGGTGCTGCCATGACCGTGGAATCATATCTGGCAGATAAAGCAAAAGAACATAATCTGGATGCTGCTTACGTTGTTGCTATTCAAGATGGCTCAGCCAACGTGGTTGTGGCCAACTCTTCCTCAGGCATGAAAGCCCAGGATGAGATTAGTGTAGAACCTGCAATGAATGCAGCTATTGAGAACAAAGAAATGGTAATCAGTGAGGTCTACTCCGATTCCTTTGGTGTACATAAAGCAGCCTTTATCCCCATTGCAGGAAGTAACATGATTATGGCTGTGAGCATGGATGCCCAGTTCATTCAAGACAAGATTACCCAGATTTTCTGGTTGTGTCTGGGGATTACAGCATTAGTGTTTGTGCTCGGCTGGCTTATCTCCACTAGTATGATCAAAAGAGTTACCAAACCAATCATCAAGCTCGTCCAACATAGTAAACAAATATCCCAAGGTGATCTGACCGCTAAACTAGAGATCAAAGGTAAAGATGAAATTGCCCAGCTTGCCGCTAGCTTCCAGACGATGACGCATAACCTGAAAGAAATGATTAGCCGTGCCTTGTCCACGTCCAATGAAGTTGTATCAGGCTCCAATGACCTGCTTCAGCGGGTTGAATCGATGTCCGGTATGGTTCGAAACTCCAGCCGCTCCGCAGAAGATGCAGAAAAAGGCAGCATCAGCATTGCGTCAAGCGCATCCGAGAACGCCAGAGCTATGGAAGAAATTACGCAAGGCATCATGCATATTGCTTCTTCTTCCGCTGAAGTGTCTGACCAGATTGGTGAAGCAGCCAACGAGGCAGTTAACGGTAACCGACTGGCTCAGAATGCCATTGAGCAGATGGAGCGTGTAGGCCAGACAGCAAGCGAATCGTTGCGTTATGTCGAAACTATGAATGAACGTTCGGTAGCCATTGGCACCATTGTTGCTTCCATTTTTGAAATTACCAAACAGATTAACATGCTGTCACTCAACGCCTCCATTGAAGCAGCACGTGCCGGAGAGCATGGCCGCGGATTCGCTGTTGTTGCTGGAGAAGTCCGCAAACTTGCCGAGCAATCCAAGACAGCCACCGAAGAAATTTCGGATTATCTGGGTACCATTCGTGAAGACGCTGAACGCTCTGTCGACGCCATGAACCGTGTAACCCAGGAGATTGGTTCAGGCACAACGGTCGTTCAACAAGCAGGCTCAGCCTTCCAGCAGCTGAATGAATTGATTCAGAACGTGAATCTGACCATCCAGACCGTCTCTGCTTCTACACAACAAGTATCTGCTGGTGCTGAAGAAGTGAGTGCATCCGTTGAAGAAACGGCACAGATTACGACCAAATCTCGTGAGAGCATGTTACAGATTGCTTCAACAGCAGACCTTCAGCTCAGCGAGATGGATTCCCATTCGAATACAGTTCGTCATCTGCATGAACAAGCTGTAGAGCTTCAATCCGCCATGAAAAATTTCAAAATAAACTAA
- a CDS encoding cobyric acid synthase, which yields MLQGTASDVGKSVITTALCRIFKQDGFKPAPFKSQNMALNSYVTEDGKEIGRAQGAQAEACGIEATTDMNPILIKPVRDMHSQIVVHGVPFAQMSASDYRQHFLPEAKQTVMDALNRLRDTYDIVLMEGAGSPAEINLKDRDIVNMNLAGWADAPVILISDIDRGGVFASIVGTLELLEPHEVARVKGFIINKFRGDLSLLQPGLDWLEERTGIPVLGVLPYIRDIQIEAEDSVVLDSMRHGKSGKTELDLAVIRYPRISNFTDFDALSREPDVNVRYVTSPEELGSPDAILLPGTKDTIGDLAFLRESGLEQAIASQTEREHVQLVGICGGYQMLGRHLKDPFAVEANQIQEAKGLGWLPLSTTFLQEKQTVRASGWVQPDHPIRLYGERDEDASSLPINGYEIHMGVTECHEPERVTALFEISHPGGQPFQEGWGSVDGRVWGTYLHGLFESDQFRRSWLNALREGKGLPPLQETYSALERKEMEFDRVAESLRSALDMKRVYEIMGVQAPE from the coding sequence ATGCTGCAAGGAACGGCTTCCGATGTGGGCAAAAGTGTCATCACAACGGCATTGTGCCGGATTTTTAAACAGGACGGCTTCAAGCCTGCTCCGTTCAAGTCACAGAATATGGCACTGAATTCCTATGTGACGGAAGATGGCAAGGAGATTGGTCGGGCTCAGGGAGCACAGGCCGAGGCCTGTGGTATTGAGGCGACAACCGACATGAACCCGATCCTGATTAAGCCCGTACGGGACATGCATTCGCAGATCGTGGTTCACGGTGTACCTTTTGCCCAGATGAGTGCATCGGACTACCGCCAGCATTTTCTGCCTGAAGCAAAGCAGACGGTTATGGATGCGTTGAACCGGCTACGGGATACCTATGATATTGTGCTGATGGAAGGAGCGGGCAGTCCGGCCGAGATCAATCTGAAGGACCGGGATATCGTCAACATGAATCTGGCAGGCTGGGCCGATGCGCCGGTGATTCTGATCTCCGATATTGATCGGGGCGGGGTGTTCGCTTCCATCGTAGGTACGCTCGAACTGCTGGAACCCCATGAGGTGGCGCGTGTCAAAGGATTCATTATCAACAAGTTCCGCGGTGATCTATCCCTGTTGCAGCCAGGACTCGACTGGCTCGAAGAACGGACAGGCATTCCAGTATTAGGTGTATTGCCTTACATAAGAGATATTCAGATTGAAGCAGAGGATTCAGTGGTGCTGGATTCCATGCGTCATGGGAAATCCGGCAAAACCGAGCTGGATCTGGCGGTAATCCGATATCCGCGAATTTCCAACTTTACAGACTTTGATGCACTTTCCCGTGAACCGGATGTGAATGTACGTTACGTGACCTCGCCAGAGGAATTGGGCAGTCCGGATGCCATTCTTCTACCGGGTACGAAGGATACCATAGGTGACCTGGCATTTCTGCGTGAGTCTGGGCTGGAGCAGGCGATTGCGAGCCAGACCGAGCGTGAGCATGTTCAGCTGGTAGGAATATGTGGCGGATACCAGATGCTGGGACGTCATCTGAAGGATCCGTTTGCTGTGGAGGCGAATCAGATCCAGGAAGCAAAAGGACTTGGCTGGCTCCCGCTATCGACAACGTTTCTTCAGGAAAAGCAGACCGTCAGAGCTTCCGGATGGGTGCAGCCTGATCACCCGATTCGTCTGTATGGTGAGCGAGATGAGGATGCATCTTCATTACCCATTAATGGATATGAGATTCATATGGGCGTTACGGAGTGCCACGAGCCTGAACGTGTAACCGCGTTGTTTGAAATCTCTCATCCAGGTGGTCAACCTTTCCAAGAAGGCTGGGGCTCTGTAGATGGCAGGGTGTGGGGAACCTACCTGCATGGTTTGTTTGAAAGTGATCAATTCCGACGTTCGTGGCTGAATGCCTTGCGTGAAGGAAAAGGATTGCCTCCGCTTCAGGAGACGTATAGTGCGCTTGAACGTAAGGAGATGGAGTTTGATCGGGTAGCCGAATCGTTGCGTTCGGCATTGGATATGAAGCGCGTGTACGAGATTATGGGTGTTCAGGCACCCGAGTGA
- the cobS gene encoding adenosylcobinamide-GDP ribazoletransferase yields MKDGTPAPQRKHAAAAAFQFLSRFPVKMQIDFVPPLLRESVVFYPLVGAAIGLCVWLFGALSGAVLPALPAAVLTLTLWVWLTGGLHLDGWMDTADGLLSYRTRERMLEIMKDSRVGAMGVIACVLLLMMKAALIADFIARGHWVYGALLILPMIWSRWFMVYAMSAWPNAREDDGLAVLFKGLGERKEVQRARSSAVGLTLIAGAITFAAVWLFKPDMGIADAMVSGLGTLPWWLYPVTAVIILPVACYYIGRFVASRISERLGGLTGDTYGAMNELLEAALLTVLSVLQGLFWL; encoded by the coding sequence ATGAAGGATGGCACGCCTGCTCCTCAGCGTAAACATGCGGCGGCAGCCGCTTTTCAATTTTTGTCCCGTTTCCCTGTCAAAATGCAAATCGATTTTGTCCCGCCACTGCTGCGGGAAAGTGTAGTCTTTTACCCGCTGGTCGGTGCTGCAATCGGTCTGTGTGTCTGGCTCTTTGGAGCCTTAAGTGGTGCAGTGCTTCCGGCCTTACCGGCTGCCGTCCTGACCCTGACGTTATGGGTATGGCTCACCGGAGGACTCCATCTTGACGGATGGATGGATACGGCAGATGGCTTGCTCAGTTATCGTACCCGTGAGCGGATGCTGGAGATTATGAAGGACAGCCGTGTAGGGGCAATGGGCGTGATCGCCTGCGTGTTGCTTCTGATGATGAAGGCTGCGCTGATCGCCGATTTTATTGCCCGGGGCCACTGGGTGTACGGTGCGCTGCTGATCCTGCCCATGATCTGGAGCCGATGGTTCATGGTGTATGCGATGTCGGCCTGGCCGAATGCTCGCGAAGATGATGGACTTGCCGTATTGTTTAAAGGTCTCGGGGAGCGGAAGGAGGTCCAGCGTGCACGCAGCTCAGCTGTGGGCCTGACCTTAATCGCAGGGGCAATTACGTTTGCCGCGGTGTGGCTTTTCAAGCCGGATATGGGGATAGCAGATGCGATGGTGAGTGGTCTGGGAACACTGCCATGGTGGCTATACCCGGTGACGGCAGTTATTATACTGCCTGTAGCGTGTTATTATATCGGCCGATTCGTGGCTTCCCGGATCAGTGAACGGCTCGGTGGTTTAACCGGGGATACGTATGGTGCCATGAATGAGCTGCTGGAGGCGGCTTTGTTGACTGTGCTAAGTGTGCTTCAAGGACTGTTCTGGCTGTAA
- the cobU gene encoding bifunctional adenosylcobinamide kinase/adenosylcobinamide-phosphate guanylyltransferase, with amino-acid sequence MSVLVTGGARSGKSSFAERLCMQRSSEAWYVATAQAYDDEMRERIAMHQHQREASGYLWHTMEEPIHLPALISRMGEGHTGTSAPTILVDCLTLWLTNVLLAYEHDEKQLLQGHLDALVEAIRTYPGLLVLVTNEVGDGIVPEYALGRKYRDLAGVLNQRIAAICGEVFLVTVGIAIELKSKEYRL; translated from the coding sequence ATGAGTGTACTGGTGACAGGCGGCGCACGTAGTGGCAAAAGCTCCTTTGCCGAGCGTCTCTGCATGCAGCGTTCCTCGGAGGCCTGGTATGTGGCGACAGCTCAGGCGTACGATGATGAAATGCGTGAGCGTATCGCCATGCATCAGCATCAGCGCGAGGCATCAGGGTATCTGTGGCACACGATGGAAGAGCCGATACATCTGCCTGCTTTGATAAGCCGCATGGGTGAAGGGCATACAGGGACTTCTGCACCCACCATTCTGGTGGATTGCCTGACGTTGTGGCTGACAAATGTTTTGCTAGCGTATGAGCATGACGAGAAGCAGTTGTTACAGGGACATTTGGACGCGCTGGTTGAAGCGATTCGAACCTATCCCGGGTTGCTTGTTCTGGTTACAAATGAAGTGGGAGATGGGATCGTTCCGGAATATGCCCTTGGCAGGAAATATCGGGATTTGGCCGGTGTACTGAATCAGCGTATTGCGGCGATATGCGGTGAAGTGTTTCTGGTGACCGTAGGCATTGCGATTGAACTAAAAAGCAAGGAGTACCGCTTATGA
- the cobT gene encoding nicotinate-nucleotide--dimethylbenzimidazole phosphoribosyltransferase, translating into MNNEQVLEHLTSKITAPDQEVAAETSAHVDSLTKPPGSLGKLEELVIRLAGMTGNTRPRFDHRAVIVMAADHGVVEEGISAFPAEVTPQMVLNFLAGGAAVNVLARHAGADVICVDIGVNADLEHPDLLSRKIRKGTANMARGAAMTRDEAVRAILAGAEVVAAEVAKGTQLFVTGEMGIGNTTASAAVMSALTGVAPAAAVGRGTGIDDAGLQRKAAVVSRALSVNAPNPEDALDVLCKVGGLEIAGLAGVILAAAANRCPVVVDGFISTAAALVARQLAPLSTAYMIASHTSHENGHGALLRELDLKAMLDLDMRLGEGTGGVLSLHLIDAACLILNEMATFASAGVSDGTSPASDSTASGDSSVQREGSR; encoded by the coding sequence ATGAATAATGAACAGGTGTTGGAGCATTTAACAAGTAAGATTACTGCTCCTGATCAGGAAGTCGCGGCAGAAACCTCTGCACATGTGGATTCGTTGACGAAGCCACCGGGAAGCTTGGGCAAATTGGAAGAGCTGGTGATCCGCCTGGCAGGTATGACGGGCAATACACGTCCGCGTTTTGATCACAGGGCGGTCATTGTCATGGCCGCAGATCACGGCGTAGTGGAAGAAGGTATCAGTGCTTTTCCCGCCGAAGTGACCCCGCAGATGGTCCTGAATTTCCTCGCTGGAGGCGCTGCAGTGAATGTGCTTGCCCGTCACGCCGGAGCTGATGTGATCTGTGTGGATATCGGTGTGAATGCCGATCTTGAACATCCGGACCTGCTTTCCCGTAAAATTCGCAAAGGCACGGCCAATATGGCCCGAGGGGCAGCGATGACCCGGGATGAGGCAGTTCGGGCTATCCTTGCAGGAGCCGAAGTTGTAGCGGCAGAGGTGGCGAAGGGAACACAGCTGTTTGTCACCGGGGAGATGGGAATTGGCAACACCACCGCAAGTGCTGCTGTAATGAGCGCGTTAACCGGAGTTGCACCAGCTGCCGCCGTGGGGCGAGGAACCGGCATTGATGATGCAGGCTTGCAGCGCAAGGCTGCTGTAGTCAGCCGGGCGCTTAGCGTAAACGCACCGAACCCGGAAGATGCACTGGATGTTCTGTGCAAGGTGGGCGGGCTGGAGATTGCGGGACTCGCCGGGGTTATTCTTGCAGCTGCTGCTAATCGTTGCCCAGTCGTTGTAGACGGGTTCATCTCTACCGCGGCAGCGCTGGTGGCGAGACAACTTGCACCTCTGAGTACGGCTTATATGATCGCTTCTCATACTTCACACGAAAATGGACATGGAGCGCTGCTGCGTGAACTGGACCTGAAAGCGATGCTGGATCTGGACATGCGTCTGGGTGAAGGCACAGGTGGCGTGCTCAGTCTTCATCTGATTGACGCAGCATGTCTCATTCTGAACGAGATGGCGACCTTTGCAAGCGCGGGTGTCTCGGATGGGACAAGCCCTGCTTCGGACTCCACTGCGTCGGGTGATTCATCCGTGCAAAGAGAGGGTTCCCGATGA
- a CDS encoding ABC transporter ATP-binding protein, whose translation MNSSTSSNSTSLISIKGAGKSYGNHQALRNVDWHVGEGDWWGVVGPNGSGKSTLIQLIAGTEQLNEGQIRIDGRDIGSYSRKDLSRMIAVLQQDGLPAISYPVRDVVEMGRYPYQNWLGRETGDGALVVDRVLEDLGLTELADRPLDALSGGQRQRVALAKVMAQEPRLLLLDEPTTFLDIKYQLQFMELLSAWRQRNNITIVAVLHDLNLAALFCDHILALREGMAVGKGTPHTLINDENIQDIFRVKPAIVSHPDHAIPQLLLRREID comes from the coding sequence ATGAATTCCAGTACCAGTTCCAACTCGACTTCACTTATCTCCATTAAGGGAGCAGGGAAGTCATATGGCAATCACCAGGCATTGCGCAATGTAGACTGGCATGTTGGCGAAGGTGACTGGTGGGGAGTTGTCGGACCAAACGGCAGTGGTAAGTCCACCCTGATCCAGCTTATTGCCGGAACGGAACAGTTAAACGAAGGTCAGATCCGTATCGATGGTCGAGACATCGGCTCTTACAGCCGTAAGGACCTGTCGCGCATGATCGCTGTATTGCAGCAGGATGGTTTGCCAGCCATCTCCTATCCCGTGCGAGACGTGGTGGAGATGGGGAGATATCCGTACCAGAACTGGCTGGGGCGGGAAACGGGTGATGGGGCACTTGTGGTGGACAGGGTGCTCGAAGACCTGGGATTGACAGAACTGGCGGACAGACCGCTGGATGCACTCAGCGGCGGGCAACGGCAGCGGGTCGCACTAGCCAAAGTTATGGCTCAGGAGCCGAGGTTACTGCTGCTGGACGAGCCGACCACGTTTCTGGATATTAAATATCAATTGCAATTCATGGAATTGTTATCGGCATGGCGACAGAGAAATAACATTACAATTGTGGCTGTGCTGCATGATCTGAATCTGGCCGCGTTATTTTGCGATCACATTCTGGCGCTGCGTGAGGGCATGGCGGTTGGAAAGGGCACGCCTCATACGTTGATCAACGATGAGAATATCCAGGACATATTTCGCGTCAAACCCGCGATTGTCTCCCATCCCGACCATGCCATACCTCAACTGCTGCTGCGGCGTGAAATCGATTAA
- a CDS encoding iron ABC transporter permease: protein MSKKLILFGTTGMVLLVLTVLICTGIGSVALPIRDIAGILIHKIPWVGDWITPDWNKAAEQIIWKVRFPRVLLAVLVGASLAIAGAGFQGVLRNPLADPFTLGVSSGASVGAAFLIFFGLQYALIGIWTLPLIAFLTGVITLWFVMALAREGRKIPTHSLILAGVVMQSFLGAVVSFLSTMSKQTINEIIYWTMGSLALRGWSYTAILFPYFLLGLVFLWSRARSLNVLALGERQAAHIGIGVDRLKLSVLAVGTLLTAGAVSVSGVIGFVGLVIPHMLRLLVGPDYRLLVPLSAIGGAIFMVWADTIARSLLAPTEIPLGVVTAFVGAPFFAYLLHRNKKLQKGMMP from the coding sequence ATGAGTAAAAAGCTGATCCTGTTCGGAACGACGGGCATGGTGCTGCTGGTGCTCACCGTGCTCATCTGCACGGGCATTGGTTCAGTAGCGTTGCCGATCCGGGATATTGCAGGCATCCTGATTCACAAAATTCCCTGGGTGGGCGATTGGATTACACCGGATTGGAATAAGGCAGCCGAACAGATTATCTGGAAAGTCAGATTCCCACGTGTACTGCTTGCCGTGCTCGTTGGCGCATCGTTGGCGATTGCCGGTGCGGGATTCCAGGGGGTTCTTCGGAACCCGCTGGCAGACCCGTTCACCCTGGGCGTATCATCCGGTGCTTCCGTGGGTGCAGCCTTTCTGATTTTCTTCGGATTGCAGTATGCACTGATTGGGATCTGGACGTTGCCTTTGATTGCGTTTTTGACGGGTGTAATCACGTTATGGTTTGTTATGGCACTGGCTCGTGAAGGGCGTAAAATACCTACACATAGCCTCATTCTGGCTGGTGTGGTCATGCAAAGTTTCCTGGGCGCAGTTGTTTCCTTCCTGTCGACCATGTCGAAACAGACGATTAATGAAATTATATACTGGACGATGGGAAGTCTGGCTCTGCGTGGGTGGTCGTATACGGCCATCCTTTTCCCGTATTTTCTGTTAGGGTTGGTCTTTCTCTGGAGCCGCGCACGCTCGTTGAATGTGCTTGCACTGGGAGAACGTCAAGCGGCACATATCGGGATCGGAGTGGACAGGCTCAAGCTGTCGGTGCTGGCAGTTGGCACACTGCTGACCGCAGGTGCTGTCTCGGTATCGGGTGTCATCGGATTCGTTGGGTTGGTGATCCCGCATATGTTGCGGCTGCTGGTGGGACCGGATTACCGACTGCTGGTACCTTTGTCTGCCATTGGTGGAGCGATCTTCATGGTGTGGGCAGATACCATCGCAAGATCGTTGCTGGCGCCAACTGAAATTCCGCTTGGTGTCGTCACCGCCTTTGTTGGTGCGCCGTTCTTTGCTTACCTGCTGCACCGGAACAAAAAGTTGCAGAAGGGGATGATGCCATGA
- a CDS encoding ABC transporter substrate-binding protein, with amino-acid sequence MNFKNWKNVASLLSAAALALALAGCGNATSNEGTGTSQQPAQEQSQGQAQTDLKTQYPLTVTDATGESFTFEKAPAKIVSVSPAETESLFALGLDDQIVGVSDYDDYPEAATTKAKMGGITKPNEESIIAAEADIVFTGISMSEDAVKKLRELGITIFKTDPKSIDDVMNNIETFGKITDHQEKAQEIITQMKQDVTDVTEAVKAVKPEDKKKVYVEFSPGWTVGKGEFMDELITVAGGSNIASDKEGWYEINEENVIASNPDVILYANDVIDENSKTLDQIIKARSGWDQITAVKNDAVIGLDANLLSRPGPRVTQGLKEVAKAIYPDLFQ; translated from the coding sequence ATGAATTTCAAGAATTGGAAAAACGTAGCGTCCCTGCTAAGTGCAGCGGCACTCGCACTGGCTTTGGCCGGATGTGGCAATGCAACATCAAACGAGGGCACAGGTACTTCACAGCAACCGGCACAGGAGCAGTCCCAAGGCCAGGCGCAGACGGACCTCAAAACACAATATCCACTTACCGTTACGGATGCAACGGGTGAATCGTTCACCTTTGAAAAGGCACCGGCCAAAATCGTATCCGTGTCTCCGGCTGAAACGGAATCCCTGTTTGCCCTAGGATTGGACGATCAGATCGTTGGTGTATCCGACTATGACGATTATCCGGAAGCGGCAACAACCAAAGCTAAAATGGGCGGTATCACCAAGCCCAATGAAGAGTCCATCATTGCAGCTGAAGCCGACATTGTCTTCACAGGTATCTCGATGAGTGAGGATGCGGTGAAGAAGCTGCGCGAACTGGGCATTACCATTTTCAAAACGGACCCTAAATCCATCGACGATGTGATGAACAATATTGAAACTTTCGGTAAAATTACCGATCATCAGGAAAAAGCACAAGAAATCATCACCCAGATGAAACAGGACGTGACGGATGTAACCGAAGCGGTGAAGGCAGTTAAACCGGAAGATAAGAAAAAAGTATATGTTGAGTTCTCCCCAGGCTGGACTGTGGGTAAAGGCGAATTCATGGATGAACTCATCACTGTAGCCGGTGGTAGCAATATTGCTTCCGACAAAGAGGGCTGGTATGAAATTAATGAAGAGAACGTGATTGCCTCCAACCCCGATGTGATCCTGTATGCCAACGATGTAATTGACGAAAACTCCAAAACACTGGATCAGATCATCAAGGCGCGCAGCGGCTGGGATCAAATTACGGCTGTGAAAAATGATGCGGTTATTGGCCTGGATGCCAACCTGCTGAGCCGTCCGGGTCCACGTGTAACTCAAGGGTTGAAAGAAGTAGCCAAAGCGATCTACCCTGACTTGTTCCAATGA